In Phyllobacterium zundukense, one DNA window encodes the following:
- a CDS encoding LysR family transcriptional regulator, producing MKLTRRLIPDIDILQTFECAARHGSFTQAAKELNLTQSAVSRQMSELESQIGVLLFERVRQRVVLSDAGQKFLPEVRRLLGLTEETMLRAMAASQSASSLSIATLPTFGSRWLMPRLPDFLRRHPEMALSVASRSQPFDFEEEPFDLAIHYGQPVWAHATCTYLCSELIVPVGSPDLCAANPVRTPGELANSAPLLHLSTRPKAWATWFETVQADIVSPYKGHRFEHFSMVIEAALAGLGFALLPRYLIEQELASGRLLVLFDQPLQTENSYYLVVPDHKKENPLAQSFFSWIADQVTDRQTVAPVIR from the coding sequence ATGAAGTTAACTCGGCGCCTGATCCCTGACATCGATATTTTGCAGACGTTCGAGTGTGCTGCGCGGCATGGCAGTTTCACCCAGGCGGCGAAGGAGCTCAACCTGACCCAGAGCGCCGTCAGCCGCCAGATGAGCGAACTCGAAAGCCAGATCGGGGTCCTGTTGTTTGAGCGCGTTCGGCAACGCGTGGTATTGTCCGATGCCGGTCAGAAATTCCTTCCCGAAGTGCGCCGTTTGCTTGGTCTCACCGAGGAGACCATGCTGCGCGCCATGGCGGCATCGCAATCCGCATCCTCGCTAAGCATCGCCACCTTGCCGACCTTTGGCAGCCGCTGGCTGATGCCAAGGCTTCCTGATTTTCTGCGCCGCCATCCGGAAATGGCGCTAAGCGTCGCGTCGAGGTCACAGCCTTTCGATTTCGAGGAGGAGCCCTTCGATCTAGCCATCCACTATGGCCAGCCGGTCTGGGCGCACGCGACATGCACTTATCTCTGCAGCGAATTGATCGTGCCGGTCGGGAGCCCGGATCTTTGCGCGGCAAATCCGGTCAGGACACCCGGTGAACTGGCAAACTCGGCGCCGCTTCTTCATCTTTCGACGCGGCCCAAGGCGTGGGCCACCTGGTTCGAGACAGTACAGGCGGATATCGTCAGTCCTTACAAGGGACATCGCTTCGAGCACTTTTCCATGGTGATCGAGGCAGCCCTGGCCGGGCTCGGCTTTGCCTTGTTGCCGCGCTATCTGATCGAGCAGGAGCTCGCATCGGGGCGGTTGCTGGTGCTCTTTGACCAGCCGCTCCAAACCGAAAACAGCTATTATCTCGTTGTGCCGGATCATAAGAAGGAAAATCCGCTGGCGCAGAGCTTCTTTAGCTGGATTGCCGATCAGGTCACTGACAGGCAGACGGTCGCACCGGTCATTCGCTAA
- a CDS encoding MHYT domain-containing protein, whose amino-acid sequence MLTVYNCIVNEHDLRLVLLAATVCIFASYAAANLLRHARRAIHKQFWAWVVAVAFGCGIWATHFIAMLAFSPNLPHGYNAMLTAASLLMAIAMTGLGALFAVTSERPNADLAGGAIIGAGIAAMHFTGMAAFEVEGRIVWNPVLVTMAVALGIVFGAAAVCVAKAVWRTGLRQPSCSPSRSAVTTSLPWARFRSRRIHRSPFRQVQFLLNSSRRPSRWAALLSLLPA is encoded by the coding sequence ATGCTGACTGTATACAATTGTATCGTCAACGAGCATGATCTCCGCCTTGTTCTTCTTGCAGCAACTGTCTGCATTTTTGCATCCTATGCAGCGGCCAATCTGCTTCGTCACGCGCGTCGCGCCATTCATAAACAATTCTGGGCCTGGGTTGTGGCTGTTGCCTTCGGCTGCGGCATATGGGCTACGCATTTCATTGCGATGCTCGCTTTTTCCCCTAACCTTCCGCATGGCTACAATGCCATGCTGACGGCTGCTTCCCTGCTGATGGCGATTGCCATGACCGGGCTCGGTGCCCTGTTTGCCGTGACCAGCGAACGCCCCAATGCGGATCTCGCGGGTGGGGCGATTATCGGTGCGGGGATCGCGGCCATGCATTTTACCGGTATGGCTGCCTTCGAGGTCGAGGGCCGCATCGTGTGGAACCCGGTCCTGGTCACTATGGCGGTCGCGCTCGGTATCGTCTTCGGCGCCGCCGCCGTCTGCGTCGCGAAGGCGGTATGGCGAACAGGATTGCGGCAACCATCCTGCTCACCCTCGCGATCTGCAGTCACCACTTCATTGCCATGGGCGCGGTTTCGATCACGCCGGATTCATCGATCACCGTTTCGTCAGGTGCAATTCCTTCTCAATTCCTCGCGGCGGCCGTCGCGTTGGGCAGCATTGTTATCCTTGTTGCCAGCCTGA
- a CDS encoding ABC transporter permease, whose protein sequence is MTTATFDQPVGAQKSSSAAGIAIALLLPIALVNAIGFILPVLNLARMSFNEALPGGGIAEAFTAANWTGLLQDSFYIELITNSIVVSLGITLATLLVSYPIALYLHRASGAWRTFLTVLVISPLLTSAVVRTYGWIALLAEQGPVANVIAAMGFQPPRMMFNTTGVVIGLTEILMPYMILSLMAGFGRLDPKVEEAARTLGATPFRTFWRVILPLTVPGIALGCLLCFVLAISSFITPKLMGGGRVFLLATEIYDQAIVTLNWPLAATLSMLVLIIFGAALAVYSRILRMIEG, encoded by the coding sequence ATGACCACGGCAACCTTCGATCAGCCTGTCGGAGCGCAGAAATCGTCCAGCGCTGCCGGCATAGCCATTGCCCTGCTGTTGCCGATCGCCCTGGTCAACGCCATCGGCTTTATTCTTCCCGTTCTCAATCTGGCAAGAATGTCGTTCAATGAGGCCCTGCCGGGCGGCGGCATTGCTGAAGCGTTCACCGCCGCCAACTGGACGGGGTTGCTTCAGGATAGCTTCTACATCGAACTCATCACGAATTCGATCGTTGTCAGTTTGGGTATTACCCTCGCAACCCTGCTGGTGAGCTATCCGATCGCCCTGTATCTTCATCGCGCGTCCGGTGCCTGGCGGACATTCCTGACGGTTCTGGTTATTTCGCCGCTGCTGACGTCTGCTGTGGTGCGAACCTATGGCTGGATCGCGCTCCTTGCCGAACAGGGCCCGGTTGCCAATGTGATTGCAGCGATGGGGTTTCAGCCGCCGCGGATGATGTTCAACACCACGGGCGTCGTCATCGGACTGACCGAGATACTCATGCCCTATATGATCCTGTCGCTGATGGCCGGATTCGGCCGGCTCGATCCCAAGGTCGAGGAGGCTGCCCGAACGCTTGGCGCTACACCTTTCAGGACGTTCTGGCGCGTTATTCTGCCTCTGACTGTCCCTGGTATCGCGCTTGGCTGTCTTCTTTGCTTCGTCCTTGCCATCTCCTCCTTCATTACGCCCAAGCTCATGGGCGGCGGACGGGTATTCCTGCTGGCAACGGAAATCTACGATCAGGCAATCGTAACGCTGAACTGGCCACTGGCCGCCACGCTGTCGATGCTGGTGCTCATCATCTTCGGAGCGGCATTGGCTGTCTATTCGCGCATCCTGCGTATGATCGAAGGGTAA
- a CDS encoding aldehyde dehydrogenase family protein yields the protein MTIAQEVKALLSKLGVNEAAYTGGTMPSFSPVSGEKIADIAVHSADDTAKAIEKAAGAFREWRLVPAPKRGELVRLFGEELRALKSELGRLVSIEAGKIPSEGLGEVQEMIDICDFAVGLSRQLYGLTIATERPGHRMMETWHPLGVVGVISAFNFPVAVWSWNTALALVCGNAVVWKPSEKTPLTALACQAIFDRAAARFGDVPAGLAQVLMGDRTVGEALVDHPKVALVSATGSTRMGREVGPRLAKRFARSILELGGNNAGIVCPSADLDMALRAIAFGAMGTAGQRCTTLRRLFVHESVYDTLVPRLKKAYESVTVGSPLETAALVGPLIDKAAFDNMQNALAAARDHGGKVTGGARVDTGHDKAYYVRPALVEMPKQDGPVTEETFAPILYVMKYSNFDKAIADHNAVGAGLSSSIFTLNLQEAERFLSPDGSDCGIANVNIGTSGAEIGGAFGGEKETGGGRESGSDAWKAYMRRATNTVNYSSALPLAQGVSFDIE from the coding sequence ATGACCATTGCTCAAGAAGTTAAAGCACTCCTTTCCAAGCTGGGTGTGAACGAAGCCGCCTACACGGGCGGAACAATGCCTTCATTCAGCCCGGTGAGCGGCGAGAAAATCGCCGATATCGCCGTTCATTCCGCTGATGATACGGCTAAGGCCATCGAGAAGGCCGCAGGCGCATTCCGCGAGTGGCGACTGGTTCCCGCGCCGAAGCGCGGCGAACTCGTGCGCTTGTTCGGCGAGGAACTGCGGGCGCTGAAGAGCGAACTTGGCCGTCTCGTCTCCATCGAAGCCGGCAAGATCCCGTCCGAAGGTCTCGGCGAAGTGCAGGAGATGATCGACATCTGCGATTTCGCCGTCGGCCTGTCACGCCAGCTCTACGGCCTCACCATTGCAACGGAACGCCCCGGCCATCGCATGATGGAGACCTGGCATCCGCTCGGTGTCGTTGGCGTTATCTCCGCCTTCAATTTCCCGGTTGCCGTATGGTCGTGGAACACGGCACTGGCACTCGTCTGCGGCAATGCCGTTGTCTGGAAACCATCGGAAAAGACGCCGCTTACCGCCCTTGCCTGCCAGGCGATCTTTGACCGCGCCGCAGCCCGTTTCGGCGACGTTCCCGCAGGTCTTGCTCAGGTTCTGATGGGTGATCGTACAGTGGGTGAAGCTCTCGTCGATCATCCCAAGGTTGCGCTCGTTTCGGCAACCGGCTCGACCCGCATGGGCCGCGAGGTCGGACCGCGTCTCGCCAAGCGTTTCGCCCGTTCTATCCTTGAACTCGGCGGCAACAATGCAGGCATCGTCTGCCCCTCCGCCGATCTTGATATGGCGCTGCGCGCCATTGCCTTCGGTGCCATGGGTACGGCTGGTCAGCGCTGCACGACGCTCCGCCGTCTCTTCGTGCACGAGAGTGTCTATGACACGCTGGTTCCACGCCTGAAGAAGGCCTATGAGAGCGTCACCGTCGGCAGTCCGCTGGAGACAGCGGCACTGGTCGGTCCGCTCATCGACAAGGCAGCCTTTGATAACATGCAGAACGCCTTGGCTGCGGCCCGTGACCACGGCGGCAAGGTGACCGGCGGCGCCCGCGTCGATACCGGTCATGACAAAGCCTACTATGTCCGCCCGGCTCTCGTCGAGATGCCGAAGCAGGACGGTCCGGTGACGGAAGAAACCTTCGCGCCCATCCTCTATGTCATGAAGTACAGCAATTTCGACAAGGCGATCGCCGACCACAATGCCGTCGGCGCCGGTCTCTCGTCCTCGATCTTCACGCTTAACCTGCAGGAGGCCGAGCGCTTCCTCAGCCCGGACGGTTCGGATTGCGGCATAGCCAATGTCAATATCGGCACGTCCGGTGCGGAAATCGGCGGCGCCTTTGGCGGCGAGAAGGAAACCGGCGGCGGACGCGAATCGGGCTCCGATGCGTGGAAGGCCTATATGCGCCGCGCCACCAATACGGTGAACTATTCCTCGGCACTTCCGCTTGCGCAGGGTGTTTCTTTCGACATCGAGTGA
- a CDS encoding ABC transporter permease — protein MEENPTSWFMRVTVTVLFLFLLAPVLLVFPISFSGDQVLAFPPSSWSLRWYEALLENKVMMSAFLTSLGLATVVTILSLIIAIPASYAIVRLKVTGSEFLFNLFTVPLLLPTIVLGLAILIIFASIGFLATFTGLVIGHLVITLPYALRVLSVSLGNLNLACEEAASSLGAKPLVIFRRVTLPMMAPGIVAATALCFLVSFDEVVITLFLTGPRMTTLPVELFHHVESQADPLVASVSVLLILMTLAVVMIVDRTMGLTKAFVK, from the coding sequence ATGGAAGAAAATCCCACCTCCTGGTTCATGCGGGTGACCGTAACCGTCCTGTTCCTGTTTCTTCTGGCGCCGGTGCTGCTCGTATTCCCGATATCCTTCAGTGGCGACCAGGTTCTCGCTTTTCCGCCGAGTTCATGGTCACTGCGCTGGTATGAAGCTTTGCTCGAAAACAAGGTGATGATGTCGGCGTTCCTGACCAGTCTTGGCCTTGCAACCGTCGTCACGATCCTGTCGCTGATCATCGCCATTCCCGCATCCTATGCGATCGTCAGGCTGAAGGTCACGGGATCGGAGTTCCTGTTCAACCTGTTCACCGTGCCATTGCTATTGCCGACGATCGTTCTTGGCCTCGCCATCCTGATCATTTTCGCTTCGATAGGTTTCCTGGCGACATTCACGGGACTGGTCATCGGCCATCTCGTGATCACGCTTCCCTATGCGTTGCGGGTACTGTCCGTATCGCTCGGCAATCTCAATCTTGCCTGCGAGGAGGCGGCTTCCTCGCTCGGTGCCAAACCATTGGTTATCTTCCGGAGGGTTACCCTGCCGATGATGGCGCCGGGCATCGTTGCGGCGACCGCACTGTGTTTCCTCGTTTCCTTCGATGAAGTGGTGATCACGCTGTTCCTGACGGGCCCGAGAATGACCACGCTGCCCGTTGAACTATTCCATCATGTCGAGAGCCAGGCTGATCCGCTGGTAGCAAGTGTTTCGGTCCTTCTGATCCTGATGACGCTGGCTGTGGTCATGATCGTGGACCGGACAATGGGTCTGACGAAAGCCTTTGTAAAATAG
- a CDS encoding EAL domain-containing protein, translating into MGSIVILVASLIGVGVDIRGRRRAREIERMRKLVNAAVEGLVICDGETIVTANDSFATMVGMANRSLVGKSIETFLADPNIRSRLMSDQNDSIEAELVTSNAPIPVELIARTIDFGEKRHRAIAVRDLRSRKEAEAHISYLAHHDALTALPNRRSFNARLDQQMAATDINGENFVALLCLDLDRFKEANDLFGHAAGDEILQRVAKTISQLLGQADMLARLGGDEFAIIAPGLVTPMAASRLADSILDALEAENENAQTGSMISTSIGIAIFPLDGNDRETLLNHADQALYRAKAEGRNTYRFFEATMGIEAKERRLIEQELRHALARNEMRMVYQPQMQIDTGEITGFEALMRWQNPRLGDVPPTTFIPIAEESGVILQLGEWALVVACQEAASWERPLTVAVNVSAVQLYSHDFPQRVHSVLLQTGLQPQRLELEITETSLIKDTNRALSTLRQLKSLGVRIAMDDFGTGYSSLSNVRAFPFDMIKIDRSFIKSVDKNEQAAAIVKAVLGLGRGLGLPVLAEGIETPDELKFLAGELCTAGQGFYLGEPASMDAFRHLISDQGRTAGEPLATTPAFVRQGIRSRPR; encoded by the coding sequence TTGGGCAGCATTGTTATCCTTGTTGCCAGCCTGATCGGTGTTGGTGTCGACATACGCGGCCGCCGCCGCGCACGCGAGATTGAACGCATGCGCAAGCTGGTGAACGCAGCCGTCGAAGGTCTTGTGATCTGCGATGGCGAAACGATCGTTACCGCGAATGACAGTTTTGCCACAATGGTAGGGATGGCCAATCGCTCGCTTGTTGGAAAGTCGATCGAAACATTCTTGGCGGATCCGAATATTCGCTCCAGGCTGATGAGCGATCAGAACGACTCGATCGAGGCGGAGCTGGTTACGTCAAATGCACCGATCCCGGTCGAATTGATTGCGCGCACCATCGATTTCGGTGAAAAGCGGCATCGCGCCATCGCGGTGCGTGACCTTCGCTCCCGCAAGGAGGCAGAGGCCCATATCAGCTATCTTGCCCATCATGATGCCCTGACCGCTCTGCCAAACCGCCGAAGCTTCAACGCACGGCTCGATCAGCAAATGGCAGCGACCGACATCAATGGCGAGAATTTCGTTGCACTGCTTTGCCTCGATCTCGACCGGTTCAAGGAAGCCAACGACCTTTTCGGTCATGCGGCAGGCGACGAAATCCTGCAGCGCGTTGCCAAGACCATCAGCCAGCTCCTCGGGCAGGCCGACATGCTTGCGCGGCTGGGCGGTGATGAATTTGCTATAATCGCGCCTGGTCTCGTCACCCCAATGGCGGCGAGCCGGCTCGCCGACAGCATTCTCGACGCGCTCGAGGCGGAAAACGAAAATGCGCAAACCGGCTCGATGATATCGACCAGCATTGGCATTGCGATCTTTCCGCTCGATGGGAACGATCGCGAGACGTTGCTCAATCATGCGGACCAGGCACTTTACCGCGCCAAGGCCGAAGGCCGGAACACCTATCGTTTCTTCGAAGCGACAATGGGTATCGAAGCCAAGGAACGCAGGCTGATCGAGCAGGAACTGCGCCACGCTTTGGCCCGTAACGAAATGCGCATGGTCTATCAGCCGCAAATGCAGATCGATACCGGGGAGATCACCGGCTTCGAAGCGTTGATGCGCTGGCAAAACCCGCGCCTGGGCGATGTGCCACCAACAACGTTCATTCCCATTGCCGAAGAAAGCGGCGTTATCCTTCAATTGGGTGAGTGGGCGCTCGTTGTCGCCTGCCAGGAGGCGGCCAGCTGGGAGAGACCGTTGACCGTGGCGGTAAATGTTTCAGCGGTACAGCTCTATAGTCACGACTTTCCGCAGCGGGTACACAGCGTCCTGTTGCAGACGGGCCTTCAGCCACAGCGGCTGGAGCTTGAGATCACCGAGACTTCCCTGATCAAGGATACCAACCGGGCACTTTCTACATTGCGCCAGTTGAAATCACTTGGCGTGCGCATTGCCATGGACGATTTCGGCACAGGCTATTCATCGCTGTCGAACGTCCGGGCTTTTCCTTTCGACATGATCAAGATCGATCGATCTTTCATCAAGTCGGTCGATAAGAACGAACAGGCAGCAGCCATCGTCAAGGCCGTTCTCGGGCTTGGACGCGGGCTCGGCTTGCCAGTCCTTGCCGAAGGCATCGAGACGCCCGACGAGCTCAAATTCCTGGCGGGCGAACTATGCACGGCGGGACAAGGGTTCTATCTGGGCGAGCCAGCTTCGATGGACGCCTTCCGGCACCTGATCAGCGATCAGGGCCGGACAGCAGGCGAGCCCCTCGCCACCACACCCGCATTCGTTCGCCAAGGCATTCGCAGTCGACCGAGGTGA
- a CDS encoding VOC family protein, translating to MNAATFISTDVIRASFSAAMSSMYRTEVPAYGTLLSLVAKVNAQTLAASPELRHRLEQTDTLDRISEERHGAIRVGTPAELAMLRRVFAVMGMYPVGYYDLSEAGVPVHSTAFRPVGDAALKINPFRVFTSLLRLDLIADAELREEARKTLQARQIFSPKAISLVEKAEAQGGLELDDAALFVKEILATFRWHDQASVSGDLYRRLHDAHRLIADVVSFKGPHINHLTPRTLDIDAVQDLMPAYGISPKAVIEGPPTRACPILLRQTSFKALEESVSFRNAQGEWETGSHTARFGEIEQRGVALTPKGRALYDRLLTESRKVVRPAPDGSNADAYIAALTDAFKAFPDDWDRIRKQGLGYFRYTPVPTFPQSGLSARDTCDIEALVALGAVRFDPIVYEDFLPVSAAGIFQSNLGDDDSQKFTASPSQREFETDLGTPVLDEFAHYEGLQKASIERCRQHFKPVALAS from the coding sequence ATGAACGCAGCTACGTTTATCTCGACAGACGTGATCCGGGCGTCATTTTCGGCGGCCATGTCGTCCATGTACCGAACCGAGGTCCCCGCCTACGGAACGCTTTTGTCGCTGGTCGCCAAGGTGAATGCGCAGACTCTGGCCGCCTCGCCGGAACTGAGGCACCGGCTGGAACAGACCGACACGCTGGACCGAATTTCGGAAGAGCGCCACGGCGCGATCCGTGTCGGCACTCCAGCCGAACTCGCAATGCTGCGCCGGGTCTTTGCGGTCATGGGCATGTATCCGGTCGGTTATTACGATCTGAGCGAAGCCGGCGTTCCGGTACACTCCACCGCTTTCCGTCCTGTGGGTGACGCGGCACTTAAGATCAATCCATTCCGCGTCTTCACCTCGCTGTTGCGGCTTGATCTGATTGCAGACGCCGAACTGCGCGAAGAAGCGCGCAAGACGCTGCAGGCGCGGCAGATATTTTCGCCCAAGGCAATTTCCCTCGTCGAAAAGGCGGAGGCTCAAGGCGGGCTTGAACTGGACGACGCCGCACTTTTCGTGAAGGAAATCCTCGCGACATTCCGCTGGCATGATCAGGCAAGCGTCAGCGGCGACCTTTACCGCCGGCTGCACGATGCTCACCGGCTGATCGCCGACGTCGTGTCCTTCAAGGGACCGCATATCAACCATCTGACGCCGCGCACGCTCGACATCGATGCGGTGCAGGATCTGATGCCGGCCTACGGCATTTCACCGAAGGCCGTGATCGAAGGCCCTCCCACGCGCGCTTGTCCTATCCTCCTGCGCCAGACATCGTTCAAGGCACTGGAAGAAAGTGTGTCGTTCCGCAATGCTCAAGGTGAGTGGGAAACCGGCTCGCATACGGCCCGGTTCGGCGAGATCGAGCAGCGCGGCGTTGCCCTCACACCCAAGGGCCGGGCGCTCTATGACCGCCTCCTGACTGAATCGCGCAAAGTGGTCCGCCCCGCCCCGGACGGGTCCAACGCCGATGCCTACATCGCAGCTCTCACCGACGCCTTCAAAGCCTTTCCGGATGACTGGGACAGAATCCGCAAGCAGGGCCTCGGCTACTTCCGGTACACGCCAGTCCCGACTTTCCCGCAAAGCGGCCTGTCCGCCCGTGATACTTGCGATATCGAGGCACTTGTGGCGCTCGGCGCTGTCCGGTTCGACCCGATCGTCTATGAGGACTTTCTTCCTGTCAGCGCCGCCGGTATTTTCCAATCCAATCTTGGCGACGATGACAGCCAGAAGTTTACGGCCAGCCCGAGCCAGCGGGAGTTCGAAACTGATCTCGGCACGCCGGTGCTCGATGAATTCGCGCATTATGAGGGCCTGCAAAAGGCCTCGATCGAACGCTGCCGGCAGCATTTCAAACCCGTCGCGCTCGCAAGCTGA
- a CDS encoding NAD(P)/FAD-dependent oxidoreductase produces MLNDERSHGLWEKTAPPAPKTERLQGDISVDVAVIGAGFTGLSAALHLAEAGTKVAVVDAVEIGFGGSGRNVGLVNAGMWVMPNDLPGVLGQVHGERLLELLGNAPQSVFNLVDRHKIDCELERNGTLHCAVGSDGVKQLEQRAEQWLSRGAAVRLLDARETATKVGSTAYSASLLDNRAGTIQPLGYVRGLSTAALGAGAAIHTGTPMTATERAGNRWIVRTPSGTVSAEWVVVATNAYTTSPWPELRSELLHLPYFNFATAPLPEVVRNTILPERQGGWDTKEILSSFRMDKAGRLVFGSVGALRGTGMPVHKAWAARSIRKLFPQIKDVSFEAGWYGQIGMTSDNLPRFHTLAPKIISFSGYNGRGIAPGTVFGRILAEHIVGKITDADLPLPVTQPKEQGLRTLREGYYEVGAQLAHLVGNRF; encoded by the coding sequence ATGCTGAATGATGAACGCTCCCATGGCTTGTGGGAAAAGACAGCGCCGCCTGCACCCAAGACGGAGCGATTGCAGGGCGATATTTCCGTCGATGTTGCGGTCATCGGCGCTGGCTTCACCGGATTGTCGGCGGCTCTGCATTTGGCGGAAGCCGGGACCAAGGTTGCCGTTGTCGATGCGGTCGAGATCGGGTTTGGTGGTTCTGGCCGCAATGTTGGTCTCGTCAATGCGGGCATGTGGGTCATGCCCAATGATCTGCCGGGCGTCCTGGGGCAGGTTCACGGGGAACGCCTTCTGGAACTGCTGGGCAATGCACCTCAGTCGGTGTTCAACCTTGTCGACAGGCACAAGATCGATTGCGAACTGGAACGCAACGGCACCTTGCATTGCGCGGTTGGCAGTGACGGGGTGAAACAACTCGAACAAAGAGCCGAACAATGGCTTTCGCGCGGGGCAGCGGTACGCCTGCTTGATGCGAGGGAAACCGCGACAAAGGTCGGCTCTACGGCCTATTCAGCTTCACTGCTCGACAACCGGGCTGGGACGATCCAGCCGCTCGGCTATGTCCGCGGGCTGTCAACGGCGGCACTGGGCGCCGGTGCTGCCATCCATACCGGAACGCCGATGACCGCAACGGAACGCGCCGGCAATCGCTGGATCGTGCGCACGCCGTCGGGCACGGTATCAGCTGAATGGGTGGTGGTCGCCACCAACGCCTACACAACATCGCCCTGGCCGGAGCTGCGGTCGGAACTGCTGCATCTGCCCTATTTCAATTTCGCCACGGCCCCGCTGCCTGAGGTCGTCAGAAATACAATCCTGCCGGAACGTCAGGGTGGCTGGGACACGAAGGAGATCCTGAGTTCCTTCCGTATGGACAAGGCGGGACGGCTGGTTTTCGGCAGCGTCGGTGCTTTGCGCGGTACCGGCATGCCTGTTCACAAGGCCTGGGCGGCGCGATCCATTCGCAAGCTTTTCCCGCAGATCAAGGATGTGTCATTCGAAGCAGGCTGGTATGGCCAAATCGGCATGACCAGCGACAACCTGCCGAGGTTCCACACGCTGGCGCCGAAGATCATCAGCTTCAGCGGTTATAATGGCCGCGGCATCGCGCCGGGCACCGTGTTTGGCCGCATCCTCGCCGAGCATATTGTCGGCAAGATCACCGACGCGGATTTACCGCTTCCGGTGACCCAACCAAAGGAACAAGGCTTGCGGACACTCCGCGAAGGCTATTACGAGGTCGGCGCGCAACTGGCCCATCTGGTCGGGAACAGGTTT
- a CDS encoding ABC transporter ATP-binding protein, whose product MMHQTIKRDGVETVGDPYLCLEGVNKKYGLVEVISNLNLEVRKGELIALLGPSGCGKTTTLRMIAGLIAPTAGKIAVGGRDVTHIAPHGRDMGLVFQSYALFPHMTVAKNVAFGLEMRDLSRAEIAKKVAKALAMVQLEHLAGRKPRELSGGQQQRVALARALVIEPSILLLDEPLSNLDAKLRDEMRAQIRDIQQQLGITTVFVTHDQVEALSMCDRIVVMKGGLIEQVGTPHEIYERPATPFVASFVGRTNRVKGKRTGDAGIQIGSSIVRSANVEAQGDVTVMVRPHRVLIDWDATSTGQGETANRIAASLSRITFVGDVIQYHFDVDGSEFIVEESTKKSQASHRPGDKAVLSWNVEDTLVFGVDQ is encoded by the coding sequence ATGATGCATCAGACCATCAAACGCGATGGCGTTGAAACCGTTGGCGACCCGTATCTCTGCCTGGAAGGCGTCAATAAGAAATATGGTCTTGTCGAGGTCATTTCCAACCTGAACCTGGAGGTCAGGAAGGGCGAACTCATTGCCCTGCTTGGTCCTTCCGGATGCGGCAAGACAACGACATTGCGGATGATCGCCGGTCTGATCGCACCCACCGCCGGCAAGATCGCCGTCGGTGGCCGCGATGTGACCCATATCGCGCCTCATGGGCGCGATATGGGTCTGGTCTTTCAAAGCTATGCCCTGTTCCCGCATATGACCGTGGCGAAGAACGTGGCGTTCGGTCTTGAAATGCGCGACCTGTCACGTGCCGAGATTGCGAAGAAAGTTGCAAAGGCGCTTGCCATGGTCCAGCTCGAGCATCTTGCCGGGCGAAAGCCGCGGGAACTCTCTGGCGGCCAGCAGCAGCGCGTCGCCCTGGCTCGTGCCCTGGTCATCGAGCCCTCGATACTCTTGCTCGATGAGCCGCTTTCAAATCTCGATGCAAAACTCCGTGACGAGATGCGGGCGCAGATCCGTGACATCCAGCAGCAGCTCGGTATCACGACGGTCTTCGTCACCCATGATCAGGTGGAAGCCCTGAGCATGTGCGATCGCATCGTCGTCATGAAGGGCGGGCTCATAGAACAGGTCGGAACGCCGCACGAAATCTACGAACGGCCCGCGACCCCATTTGTAGCGTCTTTTGTGGGACGCACGAACCGCGTCAAAGGCAAGCGAACGGGGGATGCCGGTATACAAATAGGGTCTTCGATCGTCCGTTCGGCGAACGTGGAAGCGCAAGGCGATGTCACGGTGATGGTGCGCCCCCACCGGGTTCTCATCGATTGGGATGCAACTTCAACAGGTCAGGGCGAAACGGCAAACCGGATCGCCGCATCGCTTTCACGCATCACTTTCGTTGGCGATGTCATCCAGTATCACTTCGACGTCGATGGTTCCGAGTTCATCGTCGAAGAGTCCACGAAAAAGTCGCAAGCCAGCCATCGCCCCGGTGACAAGGCCGTGCTGTCCTGGAACGTCGAGGACACGCTGGTTTTCGGAGTGGATCAATGA